From the Jilunia laotingensis genome, the window TTTACAATCTCGGCCCGTTCCGGAGCGATGAGACTGACATAGTCTTTGATTTCATTGTACACCGCCTCGTTGTTGACGTAAATATTTTCAAAAGAAGGGTTGAAGAGGTCGCGCAATAGACCTACTGCACGGCTTGTTTCTTCATAAATCAACGTCGGAAATTTGGTGGCTTTCTGTACTTTGGTGATAGCTTCTTCCCAGTGCTTAAGCAAAACTTTAAGTTCTCCATCAAGTTCGGCAACGCGTTTTCCTTCGGCTACGGTACGAACAATAACTCCGAAATTTTTCGGTTTAATGCTCATCAGCAGTTGTTTGAGGCGGGCACGTTCTTCGCTTGACTTAATTTTTTGTGAAACTGAAACTTTATCGTTGAAAGGAATCAACACGAGATATCTTCCGGCAAATGAAAGCTCGGATGTCAGTCTCGGCCCTTTGGTAGAGATCGGTTCCTTTACGATTTGCACCACTACTTCTTGTCCTACCTTTAATGTGTTGGCAATTGTGCCGTCTTTGTCAAGGTCGGGAAGCAGGGTTGCTTTTGAAATAGGATTTAATTTTTTCTTGTCACTTAAAGTTTGCTTTACGAACTTCTCGAGAGAATTGAATTGAGGACCCAGGTCTAAATAATGAAGGAAAGCGTCTTTCTCGTAACCAACGTCCACAAAGCAGGCATTTAGTCCCGGCATCAATTTCTTGACACGGCCCAAATACATATTGCCCACTGAAAAGGAAATGTTTCTTCCTTCACTTTGAAGTTCCACCAAGCTCTTGTCCTCAAGAAGAGCGATGGAAACCTCTTTGGGCTGTACGTCTACTACCAGTTCGCTTGTCACAATTGTTTCCTAATTATTTGTTTTTAAAAATGAACAAATGAGTTTAATTATTGTTCGTATGAACTGGGCATTTAAACAAAGAACAAACTCGAAAGACGTTTGCTTCACAAGTTTGTTCCTTATTTCTGTCCAGAGTCAGACTAAAAATTACTTTTTGCTTTTGTGTCTGTTCTTTCTTAGTCTTTTTTTACGCTTGTGCGTAGACATTTTATGTCTTTTTTTCTTCTTTCCGCTTGGCATAGCTTCAAAATTTTATGGTTAATACTCTTGTTTATTATTTCTTTACTGAAATTGTAAATGTTTTGGCTGGTTTGAATGCCGGAATATTATGTTCAGGGATAATAATCGTAGTATTTTTAGAAATGTTACGAGCTGTCTTCTGAGCCCTTTTCTTTACTATGAAGCTACCAAACCCACGAAGATAAACATTCTCATCTTTCGCCAAAGAATCTTTTACTGCCTCCATGAAGGCTTCTACAGTTGTTAATACTGCAACTTTGTCAATTCCGGTGTTCTTTGCAATTTCGTTTACAATATCTGCTTTAGTCATTTTTCCTTAAAAAAAATATTATTACTATGTTCTTTCTAATTTTTTGGACTGCAAATATATAGCTTTTTAAGCTCTCAAAAAAATATATTCTGAACATTTTTATAAAAAAGTCTCTCCTTAGGTTTTGTTAGCTTGAAAAAGAACTATTTTTGTGCCCATAAAATAAGTGTATATAATAAGAACAAAAACAGTTCCTAAATAATTTAGAATGAATAATTTCAGCAAAATATTAATTGATTGGTATAGTGAACATAAACGGGAACTGCCTTGGCGGGAATCTACCGATCCTTATATAATATGGATATCGGAGATTATACTTCAACAAACTCGCGTAGTACAGGGATATGATTATTTTATGCGTTTCATCAATCGGTTTCCGGATGTAAAAACATTGGCTGAAGCTGAGGAAGATGAAGTGATGAAATACTGGCAGGGATTAGGATATTATTCCAGGGCGCGCAATCTGCATACGGCTGCCCGTAGCATGAATGGAGCCTTTCCGAAAACTTATCCGGAAGTATTGGCTTTGAAGGGAGTAGGGGAGTATACGGCTGCAGCTATTTGTTCCTTTGCTTATGATATGCCCTATGCAGTTGTTGATGGAAATGTTTACCGGGTGCTTTCCAGGTATTTGGGAATAGAG encodes:
- a CDS encoding Rne/Rng family ribonuclease, which encodes MTSELVVDVQPKEVSIALLEDKSLVELQSEGRNISFSVGNMYLGRVKKLMPGLNACFVDVGYEKDAFLHYLDLGPQFNSLEKFVKQTLSDKKKLNPISKATLLPDLDKDGTIANTLKVGQEVVVQIVKEPISTKGPRLTSELSFAGRYLVLIPFNDKVSVSQKIKSSEERARLKQLLMSIKPKNFGVIVRTVAEGKRVAELDGELKVLLKHWEEAITKVQKATKFPTLIYEETSRAVGLLRDLFNPSFENIYVNNEAVYNEIKDYVSLIAPERAEIVKLYKGQLPIYDNFGITKQIKSSFGKTVSYKSGAYLIIEHTEALHVVDVNSGNRTKNANGQEGNALEVNLGAADELARQLRLRDMGGIIVVDFIDMNEAENRQKLYERMCANMQKDRARHNILPLSKFGLMQITRQRVRPAMDINTTETCPTCFGKGTIKSSILFTDTLESKIDYLVNKLKLKKFSLHIHPYIAAYINQGILSLKRKWQMKYGFGIKIIPSQKLAFLEYVFYDSHGEEIDMKEEIEIK
- a CDS encoding HU family DNA-binding protein, which translates into the protein MTKADIVNEIAKNTGIDKVAVLTTVEAFMEAVKDSLAKDENVYLRGFGSFIVKKRAQKTARNISKNTTIIIPEHNIPAFKPAKTFTISVKK